One Lasioglossum baleicum chromosome 6, iyLasBale1, whole genome shotgun sequence genomic window carries:
- the LOC143209526 gene encoding uncharacterized protein LOC143209526: MPENKEKEEEKPVVAKNAIDLQRLKLQKLMKNPEKPVILPERPKAKSTPTVPEFVRNVMGSSAGAGSGEFHVYRHLRRKEYARQKFIQEKGRKELLDAEYHLKLEENKRAAEQVTAKKRAKRQKKKQKLKGKKKQRLTNDEPNKNNEDSNSEDDSPDPEDRDDNEPEAVASNEIENDTAAQCATEISTCKNVVKDNVSKNELTLQDDSNTKDSNTKIVHSDNVPTSECKISENNSKNDVCNNTDSENP, translated from the exons ATGccggaaaataaagaaaaagaagaggaaaagCCGGTCGTTGCAAAaaatgctattgacttacaaCGATTAAAACTTCAAAAATTAATGAAGAATCCT GAGAAACCTGTTATATTACCAGAACGACCTAAAGCTAAAAGTACACCGACAGTACCAGAATTTGTACGCAATGTAATGGGAAGTAGTGCGGGAGCAGGTAGCGGAGAATTTCATGTGTATAGGCACTTGCGACGTAAAGAATATGCTAGACAAAAATTTATTCAGGAAAAGGGTCGTAAG GAACTCTTAGATGCTGAGTATCATTTGAAATTAGAAGAGAATAAAAGGGCAGCTGAACAAGTAACAGCGAAAAAGAGAGCAAAGAGACAGAAGAAAAAGCAGAAATTGAAGGGAAAGAAGAAACAAAGATTAACAAACgatgagccaaataaaaataatgaagacaGTAATTCAGAAGATGATAGTCCAGATCCAGAAGATAGAGATGATAACGAACCTGAAGCTGTAGCTagcaatgaaattgaaaatgacacAGCTGCACAATGTGCAACAGAGATAAGTACTTGTAAAAATGTAGTTAAGGATAATGTAAGTAAAAATGAGTTGACCTTACAAGATGACTCTAATACAAAAGATTCTAATACTAAAATTGTTCATAGCGATAATGTACCAACCTCTGAATGTAAAATATCtgaaaataatagtaaaaatgatGTATGTAATAATACAGATAGTGAAAATCCTTAA
- the LOC143209522 gene encoding E3 ubiquitin-protein ligase RNF25 isoform X1, with amino-acid sequence MSDTAIDERVTDEIEALKAILLDDELNIKVNERGEPECIETVLFPSTGEDSQSQYVCAILIVQLPKGYPDVSPTINLKNPRGLDEETVKLMQSDAEAKCKDFIGQPVMFELIELIREHLTRSNLPTDQCAICLYGFRERDEFTKTECYHYFHSHCLAAHVAAAERYYREEQEKLPQWQQDTKNKFQAICPVCRESINCDVESLWSAPLPIDVEAATDFSVTAELKELQKQMAALFLRQQQRGGIIDLEAEGVKLLVRTEDESGAATEELNPPGTSLNTFSNQTVQPVNQMQLSQSRQSLHQAQNHAQYQSRQLHHTYHGHNNHGHRNRGRGRGHYRRQFDRVRQTESTPT; translated from the exons ATGTCAGATACGGCAATAGATGAAAG AGTAACTGACGAAATTGAAGCATTAAAAGCAATTCTACTCGACGACGAGTTAAACATAAAAGTAAACGAAAG AGGTGAGCCGGAATGTATTGAAACTGTATTATTTCCTTCGACTGGTGAAGATTCCCAATCGCAATATGTTTGTGCAATATTAATTGTTCAATTACCTAAAGGATATCCTGATGTATCACCTACTATTAATCTTAAAAATCCTAGAGGGTTAGATGAAGAAACGGTAAAGCTTATGCAGTCGGATGCAGAAGCAAAATGTAAAGATTTTATAGGTCAGCCAGTTATGTTCGAACTCATTGAG TTAATAAGAGAACATCTTACAAGAAGTAATCTTCCTACGGATCAATGTGCCATATGCCTGTATGGTTTTCGAGAGAGAGATGAATTTACAAAAACAGAATGTTATCATTATTTTCATTCACACTGTTTAGCAGCTCACGTAGCAGCTGCAGAGCGGTATTATAGagaagaacaagaaaaattGCCACAATGGCAGCAAGAtactaaaaataagtttcag GCTATATGTCCCGTGTGTCGAGAATCAATCAATTGCGATGTAGAGAGTCTTTGGTCAGCTCCACTCCCAATCGATGTCGAGGCTGCAACAGATTTTTCAGTTACCGCAGAACTGAAAGAGTTACAAAAGCAAATGGCAGCATTATTCTTGAGACAACAACAAAGAGGTGGTATAATTGATTTGGAAGCTGAAGGTGTAAAACTACTAGTAAGAACAGAAGATGAATCTGGGGCAGCTACTGAAGAACTGAATCCACCAGGGACAAGtttaaatacattttcaaatCAGACTGTACAGCCTGTTAATCAAATG CAGTTATCGCAATCAAGACAGTCCTTACATCAGGCACAAAATCATGCTCAATATCAGTCACGTCAATTACATCATACTTACCATGGACACAATAATCATGGTCATCGGAATAGAGGTCGTGGACGGGGTCATTACCGCCGCCAGTTTGACAGGGTTAGACAGACGGAATCAACTCCCACATGA
- the LOC143209522 gene encoding E3 ubiquitin-protein ligase RNF25 isoform X2 — translation MSDTAIDERVTDEIEALKAILLDDELNIKVNERGEPECIETVLFPSTGEDSQSQYVCAILIVQLPKGYPDVSPTINLKNPRGLDEETVKLMQSDAEAKCKDFIGQPVMFELIELIREHLTRSNLPTDQCAICLYGFRERDEFTKTECYHYFHSHCLAAHVAAAERYYREEQEKLPQWQQDTKNKFQAICPVCRESINCDVESLWSAPLPIDVEAATDFSVTAELKELQKQMAALFLRQQQRGGIIDLEAEGVKLLVRTEDESGAATEELNPPGTSLNTFSNQTVQPVNQMLSQSRQSLHQAQNHAQYQSRQLHHTYHGHNNHGHRNRGRGRGHYRRQFDRVRQTESTPT, via the exons ATGTCAGATACGGCAATAGATGAAAG AGTAACTGACGAAATTGAAGCATTAAAAGCAATTCTACTCGACGACGAGTTAAACATAAAAGTAAACGAAAG AGGTGAGCCGGAATGTATTGAAACTGTATTATTTCCTTCGACTGGTGAAGATTCCCAATCGCAATATGTTTGTGCAATATTAATTGTTCAATTACCTAAAGGATATCCTGATGTATCACCTACTATTAATCTTAAAAATCCTAGAGGGTTAGATGAAGAAACGGTAAAGCTTATGCAGTCGGATGCAGAAGCAAAATGTAAAGATTTTATAGGTCAGCCAGTTATGTTCGAACTCATTGAG TTAATAAGAGAACATCTTACAAGAAGTAATCTTCCTACGGATCAATGTGCCATATGCCTGTATGGTTTTCGAGAGAGAGATGAATTTACAAAAACAGAATGTTATCATTATTTTCATTCACACTGTTTAGCAGCTCACGTAGCAGCTGCAGAGCGGTATTATAGagaagaacaagaaaaattGCCACAATGGCAGCAAGAtactaaaaataagtttcag GCTATATGTCCCGTGTGTCGAGAATCAATCAATTGCGATGTAGAGAGTCTTTGGTCAGCTCCACTCCCAATCGATGTCGAGGCTGCAACAGATTTTTCAGTTACCGCAGAACTGAAAGAGTTACAAAAGCAAATGGCAGCATTATTCTTGAGACAACAACAAAGAGGTGGTATAATTGATTTGGAAGCTGAAGGTGTAAAACTACTAGTAAGAACAGAAGATGAATCTGGGGCAGCTACTGAAGAACTGAATCCACCAGGGACAAGtttaaatacattttcaaatCAGACTGTACAGCCTGTTAATCAAATG TTATCGCAATCAAGACAGTCCTTACATCAGGCACAAAATCATGCTCAATATCAGTCACGTCAATTACATCATACTTACCATGGACACAATAATCATGGTCATCGGAATAGAGGTCGTGGACGGGGTCATTACCGCCGCCAGTTTGACAGGGTTAGACAGACGGAATCAACTCCCACATGA
- the LOC143209514 gene encoding uncharacterized protein LOC143209514: protein MDNLSDSFKGDIDSLTSTDSLQLITDEFRIRHLSTPDVSNTELSKRVALLELDNERLRVDLENLRIELNARIAANEGLKGKIIELYVEMQSVLQEKQKVQNTLTDTYNRLQAADVSAKWYQSQVHGLQASKKTLQLEIDTYQGILQQRQQTIVNINATYKQLNMDYTELLQKYQKEKHGLEHEVQCLKIQNHSNNQLQTVSQTVDNNALGTPPDTSTKLELAEDELRETKAELKTLEKRLLGNEVSKMLMENALTKQRILITTMEENIQKCETEKNQTADTLRKTEFEIEKLKSENETLQTTLLSSKQEQSQIEDAIFQLRLQLTKMIAQYKLLKSKNVEAEEKLNSMQDVINENKRLKTLSYEANSALIRKLRQEKRKLKNLENKVYGAEVKGRIDDMQNKTEVSLRECLKQVLIRNKDLKDQLKTLSKSSDESIDEGYGDISIVSSISVDIPSPSSINPVLLNKASSILLRSKDFCKPVQTEVDHLQLKLHNLREQCIA, encoded by the exons ATGGACAACTTATCTGATTCATTTAAAGGAGACATAGATTCTCTCACATCAACAGATTCTTTGCAATTGATAACAGATGAATTTCGCATTAGACATTTATCAACACCTGATGTATCCAACACAGAATTGTCGAAACGTGTTGCATTATTGGAATTAGATAATGAACGGCTTAGAGTAGATTTGGAAAATCTACGCATCGAACTAAACGCTAGAATCGCAGCGAATGAAGGGCTTAAAGGAAAAATTATAGAGTTATATGTAGAAATGCAATCGGTACTTCAAGAGAAGCAAAAAGTACAAAACACTTTAACTGACACATATAATCGTTTACAAGCGGCAGACGTGTCTGCAAAATGGTATCAATCTCAAGTGCATGGATTACAAGCAAGTAAAAAAACTTTGCAATTAGAGATAGATACCTATCAAGGAATATTGCAACAAAGGCAACAAACTATAGTAAACATAAATGCAACATATAAGCAATTGAATATGGATTATACCGAACTCCTTCAAAAATATCAAAAAGAGAAACATGGTTTAGAGCACGAAGTACAGTGCTTAAAAATACAAAATCATTCGAACAATCAACTGCAAACTGTTTCGCAGACCGTAGATAACAATGCATTGGGTACTCCTCCAGATACATCTACAAAGTTAGAGTTGGCAGAGGATGAACTACGAGAAACAAAGGCAGAGCTAAAGACTCTAGAAAAACGTCTTTTGGGCAACGAAGTATCGAAAATGTTAATGGAGAATGCCTTGACCAAGCAACGTATATTAATTACAACAATGGAAGAAAATATACAGAAATGCGAAACTGAGAAAAATCAAACTGCCGACACATTGCGCAAAActgaatttgaaattgaaaaattaaaatcggAGAATGAAACATTGCAGACTACTCTACTTTCTTCCAAACAGGAACAAAGCCAGATAGAAGATGCAATTTTCCagttacgattgcaattgacAAAAATGATTGCACAATATAAGCTTCTAAAATCAAAGAATGTAGAAGCggaagaaaaattgaattcaaTGCAAGatgtaataaatgaaaataaacgctTAAAAACCTTATCGTACGAGGCCAACTCTGCACTTATCAGGAAACTTCGGCAAGAAAAACGTAAACTTAAAAATTTGGAGAACAAAGTATATGGTGCCGAAGTAAAAGGACGAATAGACGATATG CAAAATAAAACTGAAGTTTCCTTACGTGAATGTCTTAAGCaggttttaataagaaataag gaTTTAAAAGACCAATTGAAGACACTGAGCAAATCTTCAGATGAAAGTATTGATGAAGGGTATGGTGATATTAGCATAGTTAGTTCTATTTCTGTAGACATTCCATCTCCAAGTTCCATTAATCcagtattattaaataaagctTCTAGTATTCTCTTGAGAAGTAAAGACTTTTGTAAACCAGTGCAAACAGAAGTTGATCATTTACAACTAAAACTACACAACTTAAGAGAACAATGCATTGCATAA